The genome window ATTTTTCAATTTCGAGATCATGTAATTGTTTCGCTAATTCCTTTTTAACTTCATCGTAGTCAGGATCATAAGCAAGATTCGTATACTCTGAAGGATCATGTACTAAATCATATAGCTCATATTGCTGAAAATAAGCATTAAAGGCATCAAAATAATAGGCATATTTCCAGTTTTCTGTTCTGATACAGCGAATACGATTGGCCGCTTTTACGATGTTCCAATTACTATTTGATCCTGCCTTTATATCATCATAAGTAAACAGTATACTGTCTTGTATTGGCTTTCCGTCTTCAATAATCGGAAGCAAACTGGTTCCTGCAAGTCCATCAGGCGGATTTGAAACATTGGCCAACTCTAAGAAAGTGGGCATGATATCTGCAAGTGTGGCTAAGTTCATCGAATTTTGTTCTTCTGGCTTATCAAACAAAATTGGATTTGAAATTACTAAAGGTACACGCAGGGCTTCTTCATAAGCTACAAAAGTTTTTTGACGCAATCCACCATGTGCTAATCCCATTTCGCCATGATCTGATGTAAAGGTTACAATAGCAGTATCTGCCAACCTTTGCCCATTTGAATCTTCTTTGTATAATTCATCAATAAAAAGACCGATCTCTTTATCTACTTTGGTCAAAAGGGATGCATAAAAATTGATGTAATTTAGTTTGTCTTCTGTAGAATTAATTTCGCCTAAACTAACTGCCATATTTAATAAAATCTGTTCTTGTACCATTGGCTTTTTATTAAGAAGCAAATGTTCATCAACAGTATCCGGCAATCCAACCTCTCTTTTTAACCAGCTTTCAGGATAATATCCAGAGGTTCCGGCTGTCTTAGGATACGCAAGAACATCATGCGGATTTACAAGAGACAATACTAAGAGGTAAGGCTGATGATGACCATTTTTTCGTTTCTCTTTTACTTGTTTCAAATATGCAATAGCTTCTGCAGTATATTTAGCATCATGATTAGCAAAGCCACCGCCAAAATTAAGAGGGTTAACATCTTCTCCCGCATCAGGAGCTACCCAGCCCATAGCACCGTACAAGGAAATATCGGCAGCTGTAAGGTCTTCATAATTCGTTTTAGTCCCGTTTGGAGCTACACCTTTACTCATGTGCCATTTACCCCGATACTGTACATCATAGCCATCTGCCCAAAGCGTATTCATTATATTAGGCAAAGAAGTACTAAGTGTGGGTTCCTGAGGAGATAATAAACCGCCTTCTGTAAGTGTCTGGCTTACACCATGTTTTGCAGGATAAATACCTGTAAACAAAGTTGTACGGCTGGGAGAACACATACAGGTGTTGCAAAAAGCCCTGTCAAAACTAAAGCCATTTTTCTTAAGAAATGTAAGTGTCTGGAGATTTTGCTCTTCCCATCCTAGTGGAAAATGCTGGGTTGCACGTTGCTCATCGGTTATGATGAGAATCAGGTCTGGTTTTGGACCTATTTTTTCTAGTTTTTGTTTAAAATCCATCCTATTTATTTATTGATTAGTTTCTAAAAGCAAATTTTTTTTGACCTTATGCTGTCTTAAAACATTTTGAAATATTTTTCAATTTAGGAAATTTCTGAAAAAAAATAATATCAACAAAGCGTATAAATACCTGAATTTAAAACAGATAAATAATTACTAAAAAATACTAATACTTATACAAATTGACTAAAATTCTATTATCGGGAGTATTCACCAGAAAAATATTTTGTCTGCAGAAATATTCTAATCATACTAAAATCGTGGCCGAAGTCATAAGTTAAAAATTGCCAAAGCCATTATAATATCGACAGAAACTTTTGTTTCTTTGCGGAAACAGTTTCAAACAATGATACACGCAAAAAATATACATAAGTTTTACGATCAGCTTGAAGTATTAAAAGGAGTAGATTTACATATTAAAAAAGGCGAAATTGTTTCTATTGTTGGAGCTTCAGGTGCAGGAAAGACGACACTATTGCAAATATTGGGAACACTTGACAAACCAAGTATTCCGTTAACTCCAAAAGAAGGAACTGAAATCGATAAAAACGCCATTTCATTAAGTATAAATGGTGAAGACATCCTAAAAATGAACGACAAATCATTGTCCAGGTTTAGAAATTTGAATTTGGGGTTTATTTTTCAGTTTCACCAGTTACTGCCTGAATTTACTGCATTAGAAAATGTGTGCATCCCTGCTTTTATTGCCAATAAATCCAAAACCGAAACCGAGAAAGAAGCCATAAAACTTCTAGAATATTTAGGTTTGGCTCACAGAATAAACCACAAACCAAACGAACTTTCGGGAGGAGAACAGCAGCGCGTAGCTGTGGCAAGAGCATTAATCAATAAACCCGATGTTATCTTTGCCGATGAGCCTTCTGGAAATTTAGACACCCATTCTGCCGAAAATCTGCATCAATTATTTTTTCAGCTTCGGGATGAATTCGGACAGACATTTGTCATAGTAACTCACAATGAAGAATTGGCCAATATGGCTGATAGAAAATTAGTTATGGTTGATGGTCAAATCAGCAATCCATAGCTAAAATGACTAAAACCGAACTCAAATCCTTCCTTGAAGAAAAAGTCATTCAATACAATACGCTTGATTTTATTGATAGCGACCCTGTCCAGATTCCGCATTTGTTTTCTCTAAAAGAAGATATCGAAATTGCTGGTTTTTTGAGTGCAACTATTGCTTGGGGCAACCGCAAAATGATTATAAAAAACTCCCATAGAATGATGGAACTGATGGGGAATTCTCCTTATGATTTTGTGATGTCACATACCGAAAATGATCTGGAACAGCTGGAATCATTTGTACACAGAACCTTCAACGGGCAGGATTTTGTTAGTTTTATAAAAGGATTACAGCACATTTATAAAAACCATGACGGTTTAGAATCCGTTTTCGAAAAATACAGGGAAACCGATTCTATGCAAAAAAGCATTTCTGAATTCAAGAAAATATTCTTCGAAATCCAGCATCAAAACCGAGCCCAAAAACACATCTCAGACCCAATGAACGGTTCTGCGGCTAAGAGGATTAACATGTACCTTCGGTGGATGTGCCGTCAGGACAATAAAGGTGTAGATTTAGGAATCTGGAAAAACATTTCGCCCTCACTCCTGTCATGTCCTCTCGACGTGCATTCCGGAAATGTTGCTAGAAAACTAGGCTTATTAACCCGAAAACAAAACGATGGAAAAGCATTATCCGAATTGGATGTAAAATTACGGGAACTAGATCCAAATGATCCAGTTAAATATGACTTTGCTTTATTTGGATTGGGCGTGTTTGAGGGATTTTAATTTTTTTTCTTCAAACTAAATCTATGGACTAAAAATACATAGATTTGGCTATCGGACTTAAAGCCTGCATGCAGATAGTCTTCAATTATGAAGTTATCATTCTCATTTGGTTTTCTGTAATGTTCCAAATATTGATTCACTATTTCATCTGTCATATTACCAGTACTCCAACATATTCTATAAGACATTAATTCAGACCACACGGCATTCGCATTTAAAAAAAAATAAACACGAATTTCACCAATTAACACTAATTCTTATCAAAATTGAAACCAAATTTTACAAATTTTTACAGCTTAGAAGATTTTGTAAATGAATAGCAATCTTAATTCGTGCAAATTAGTGTAATTAGTGTCAAAAAATTTTAAAAGCGAATGCCGTGTTCACGCCACCGATTTAATTATTTTTTCAATAAACAAAAATTTATTTATAAAAATTTAATTACATTTTTTTTGAAAAAAAAATTCCATTCCCTCTCCTTCTTTTAACCTTCAAGAAATACTTGTCGTTCTTTCCAATATTAGGAATTGTGCTACTCACAGGAATCCGAACATACATCCTCTAACAAAGTGTTTTTATATTATTTTATTAAAAAACATCTGGAATAATCATTATCTTTATGTAGATTTTTTTTTATTAAATACCAAAAACCAGTAATGTCTTAGTTTTTGTATCTTACCAAAACACAAACTCATTTAATGGATGTATTAATATATTATTTTGTCCTAATCGTTTTATCCGTATTGATATGTGGATTTATTCTATTAATATCTGTATTAATCATCAATAGGTTTCGATACGATTTATTCAAACCAAAATTTGATGCCGTCAAAAGCGACATAGGCAGTTTTCTAACCAAAATGATTTTTTCTCCTTTTGACGAAGCACAGTTTAAAGCCGAAATTGAACAGTTCAAAAAAACAATTCCTTTTGAAAAAAAATGGTGCAGAAAATTAATCCTTAATGAAATTATTTTTTTGAAACTGAATTTAAAAGGTGAAGTAACCAACACTTTCCATTTTTTATATGAACAGTTTGATTTATTTGAATATACCAAAAGACTCTTGAACAGCCATTGGTTTTATTTAAAATGTTCTGGAATGTACCAGCTGGAATCTTTGGAATACAAAAAAGGAATTTCATACGTCACACCTTTTCTAAACCATAAAAACAGAGATGTAAAATCAAGTGCTTTTCTATCGCTAATATCATTGGAACCGGATAAACTGGAAACTCTAATCAATTTTTCGCATCAGATCACGATTGCCGAAGAGATAAACATAATGGATATTTTACATCAGAAAAAAACAAAAATGCCAGCCAATTTGGATCAATGGATTATTTCGGATAATGACACCATCATAAAATTAGGACTTAAACTAATGATGTTTTACAATTACACGAATAAGAATAAAACCATAATTCAATTATTAAAGCATCCAAATAAATCGGTGCGTTTTGAAGCTATTGCTGCTGTTAACTTTTTATACATTTATGAAGCTGAAAACGTTTTGATTGAACGGTTTCAAAGCGAAGATACCCAAAACAAATTAGAAATTTTCAATGCTCTTTCCATTATTGGAGCCGCCGATTCTGAGAATTTCATTTCACAGTTATTAAAAAATAAAACAGACGAAAATATCAAACTGGAAGCGGTATATTGTCTCAATAAAATAAACAGTAATTATTTTGAAAATCACTTTTTGGATAACGAAGATGTACTGCAAATGGTAAAACACGTAAAAACCCCTTATTTATAATGCGGAATGATATCCTGAACATATACATTTATTTCATAGGCGCTTTTTCGTTTACCTGTGTCATCTGCATTGCAAAATTACAAGTCAAAATTCACTCTTTTTAAACAGACATTATGATGAAAACACTATTAGATATGTATGAAATATTTGTTGGATTTTTTTCCATCACATATATTTTGTGCTATATAGTATTTGCTTTTTTATCCTATTATGCCATAAAAACATACCTCAACACCCAGCATTTCATTCCGTCCAACGTATTGATAAAATCGAATCACATACCTGGAGTGTCCGTAATTGCGCCTGCATTCAACGAGGGAGCAACGGTGGTTTATAATGTAAAATCACTGCTCTCACTTACTTATCCAAAATATGAAGTGGTCTTGATTAATGATGGAAGTTCCGATGATACACTAGAAAAACTGATACGCGAATTTGAGTTAGTCAAAGTCGATTTCTACTATGAAGCCAAAATCCCAACCGGGCCAGTTCGAGGGCATTACAAATCGACCAATCCACTGTATTCAAAACTTTTGGTGGTTGATAAAGAAAATAGAAAAAGCAAAGCCGATGCCTCAAATACAGGAATAAATTCAACCAAATACCCGCTGATATTATGCACCGATGTAGACTGCATCTTAAAAAATGATGCCGTAATAAAACTAGCAAAACCTTTTATTGAAAGCGAAAAAAGGGTAATTGCAACCGGAGCCGGCATCCGAAGTTCCAATTCTTGTGAAGTAAAGGATGGTTTTTTGGTAAAAGTTCATTTCCCAAAAGGCTGGTATCCGCGTTTTCAGGAACTGGAATATGTAAGAGCATTCCTGTTTGGGCGTATGGCTTTGAGCCAAATCAACAGTTTACTATTGGTTTCGGGAGGTTTAGGAATGTTTGACAAAGAAATTGTAATCAAGGCTGGCGGTTATTGGCACAAATCATTGGGTGAAGATATGGAACTCGTGATCCGAATGCGGAAATATATGTACGATAACAAACTTCCGTTTTTAATAAAATACATCCCAGAATCACTCTGCTGGACCGAAGTTCCTTCGACCAAAACCATCTTAATCCGTCAGCGGATGCGCTGGGCCAGAGGATTGATTCAAACTTTATACCTGCATCGAAATTTGGTTTTTAACCCAAAATATAAAAAAACGGCTTTCTTCATAATGCCTTATTTTATTATTTTTGAGTTTATGATTCCAATTATGGAAGTTGTTGGAATCCTTGCTACCATTCTCTTTTTCATATTTTTTGAGGTCAACTTTTTGTTCTTTTTTTATATTACATCTCTGGTTTTCATATTCTATCTGATACTCACGATTGTTTCGATTTTTCTGGATGACGTCATTTATAAAAACTACGCCAATACTAAAGAAATAATCGTTTTAATTTTAATGTCCATTATCGAACCCTTGTTTTATCATCCCGTAAACACCTATGCTTCCCTGAAAGGTTATTACCATTTTATAAAACAAAAAGAACAAAACTGGGGAAATATGCAGCGACAGGGCTTTAGTAAAAAACCTGAAAAACAATTTAATATAGAAAAGAAGAACCCAGTCTCAATAACTAAAATCAAAATGAAATCTCACTACTTAAAATACTTATATCTTACTACTTCGCTAATAGCTGCCTTTTGGCTGTCGAGTTTGTTTGAAATATATTCAAAAGTATCAAATGGGATTGAAATTCCTAATATTGGTACGGATATCTGCTACAAACTAATTAATGATTTTTGGTCTGTCATAATTATAAGTGTAATTCTTTTGCCATTATTTCTGCTAATTGGATATATACGAAAAACATTTTCCATACCATTTATGAAGGTGTTTTTTACTCTAATTGTACTCATTCAATTTGCATTGATAAAATACAGTTCTACTACGCTTGTCAACTTGGGTGCCGATTTATTAGGCTATTCATTTTCGGACATGTATCTCACGGTAACAGCATCAGAATCAATCTCTTTTATATTCTTTTTGCCATTTATTATCATTCCGCTGTTATATTTAGGAATCAATTTTGCTTTTACAAAATTAGACAGCAAACGTCCGGTTTTAATTATTATGCTGACATTACTTCTTATTGCAGGCAGTTTAAAATTATTTCTTCCTGATTTATCCGATAGCAGATATGAAAATAAATTAGCGTTTCTAACAAAGGATATTATTCGGCTTGAAAAAGATAAAAACTTAGCCGGCAATGGACAGAAAATCAAATTCAAATCGGAATATCCAATGCTGAAACCTTTCAAATCGACACCAGATGTTTTGGCTCCTTATTTTAACATTACCGATGAAAAACCAAACATTGTTTTTATTATCGTTGAAGGTTTAGGAGATGAATTTATTGGTAAAAATAAATACGCAGGATTCACCCCTTATTTGGATTCAATGATTTCAAAATCATTATATTGGGAAAATTTTTTAAGCAACGGAGGAAGGACTTACGCTGTCCTTTCATCATTATTGGGTTCACTAACCTATGGCGAAAAAGGATTTTTGGAACTAAATCCGCTGCCTTCACATTTGTCTGTAATAAATATACTGAAAGCCAATAAATACACCACCTCTTTCTATTCTGGCGATGATTCCAGTTTTGATAGAAAAATTCTTTTTTTAGAGAAAAACGGTATTGATAATATAACCGATAAAAATAAGTATGGTACTGGATATACTCAAACCAAAGCAAATTCTGAAGGTTTCTCCTGGGGATATCCTGATGCCGAAATTTTCAAGAAAGCATTGATCGAAACTGATAAAATAAAATCACCCCGACTGGATATTATACAGACACTTACCAATCACGAACCTTTTGATTTCCCGACAAAAAATGAATATTTGAAAAAAATTGACGGCATAATTGCTGCGCATCCAAATCTCAGCTCTCAAAAAGAAAATATCAATTCTTATAAAGACATTTTTGCCTGTTTGAATTATACCGATAATTCAATCAAAGAATATATGGAAGCCTATGCCAAAAGACCCGATTATAAAAATACGATCTTTATAATTACCGGCGACCACCGTTTGATACCGATTGAACAAAAAGATAAAATATGCCGTTTTCACGTGCCTTTATATATTTTCAGCCCAATGCTCAAGAAGGCTGAATCTTTTAAATCGGTTTCTTCACACTGGGACGTTACGCCAAGTTTGATCTCTTTTTTATTTAATAATTACAAATTCAACAAACTGGATCAAACTGCCTGGATGGGTAAAGGACTTGACACTGCAAAAGAATTTAGAAATTCCCAAGACATTCCTTTGACTCGAAACAAAGGAACTATTGATGATTTCATTTACAAAGATTACATGTATTCAGGAGGCGGACTGTACAAAATAAAAGAGAACTTTGATACCGAAAAAATCAGTGATGATGCTGTTTTAAACACAATATCTGAAAAATTTAATGCTTTCAAACAACTGAATGCCTACTTAACAAAGAAAAATAAAATCATTCCAAAATCATTGGATTTAAACAAGCAGCAAGATTATCAGTTTTCAAAAGAAGAGCAGATCACTATTAATAAATTGACAAAAGGGCTGAATAGTGACCAAATTTTCATAACCGCCAGAGATTTGGCTGGCAAAAAAGACTACAAAACAGCTCGGTTACTTTGCGATTTTATACTCAATGAACTGCCTAATTATACTGATGCACAAATATTAAAAGCCAAAACATTGGGCTGGGAAGGAAACTTTAAAAAAGCAGAAGAACAATTGCTTATTGTAATCAAAAATGCGCCATTTTATGACGAGGGTTATTTAACTTTGATGGATGTCTATTGGTGGGACAATCAAAACCAAAAAACCATAGAAATAGGTAAACTTGCATTATCAAAAGGCATAAAAGACCCTAATATCAAGACAAAAATGGCAAGGTCTCAAGAAATAATAAACAAATCAAAAAAACAAAAGTAGATGAGTAATCATATAAAAAGCGAATATAAAAATTTTCGGAAAATTTATATTTTTCTTATTGTAACGTTATTTTCAGGCACGTTTTTAATGATTGGACAAGAAAAAGCATTCAAAGGCGACCCCGATGTGTCGTTTAAAACGGCTCGTGATCTGGCTTTCAGTAAAAATCGAAAGCAGGCACAAGACACACTGCTCCATATCCTGACAAAATATCCCGATTATCATGATGTACGTGAATTTTTAGCCTCTACTTATGCTTGGGATGGAAATTATGAAAAAGCAAGGGCCGAATTTCAAAAAATTTTAGGAAAAGATTCAAAAAGAAAAACCACATGGGCAGCAGCCATTAAAAATGAAATGTGGGCAGACAATCCTTTTCTTGCTTTAAAGTTATCCCAAAAAGCATTGAAACATTTCCCAAAAGATACAGAAATACTGAACCTGCAAAAAAGTGCTCAAGAAAGCACCATGCTTCCTACTGTTGCCGCTGGCGCAGTACAAACGATATCAAGTAAGATTCCAAACGATTCTATACCCAAGGAAACTAAATCGAATTTAGAAAAGACAGTTCGAAATAATACAATCGGTGTTTCTTCTGAAATCGATATTTACTCGGAAGTGTATGATCCTATGATTTACAATGCTATAAAATATGGACGGCAAACCAAGTACGGAAGTATCATTGCCAGAGCAAATATCGACAGAAGACTTGGTGAATACGGGACTCAGTTCGAGGTAGATTTATATCCAAAAATTGCAAAAGGAATGTACGCCTATTTAAACTTTGGTGTATCAGGTTCGGATTTATTTCCTGATTATAGATATGGCGCCGAAATTTTTAAATCGCTTCCCAAAAGTTTTGAAGCTTCTATAGGACTTAGAGCATTACAATACGACACGACCACTATGATTTATACAGGTTCTGTAACTTGGTACAACGGGAATAACTATTGGTCCTTTCGTCCTTATTTTACTCCCGGGGACAACGGTTTAAGCACTTCAGGAACACTTTCGTTCAGAAAATACAGAAGTGATGCTGATAATTATTTCGGAATCAATGCCGGAATTGGAATTTCACCAGAACTTAATCAGAATTATTTCTATGCAAATGATAAACGAATTGTGAATCTTAAATCCCAAAAACTGAATGTTGGGTATTACTTTTCTACCAGCAATAAACAAAATGCATGGGGAGCACAGCTTGGAATTATTCATCAGGAAATTCCATTCGACCAAGGCAATTTTTTCTGGATTTCGACGCTTTCATTGTCATGGGAAATCCGATTTAGGTAATAACATTGGTACATTTTTGCAAAGCATTTTGCGGTTTAGTCAGGTAATCAAATAAAATTAATTTGGGCTTGCCCTCACAGGCCAGCTTTCCTTTCTCGCCTTTTTATCAAAAAAAAACGATTATAGAGGTTTATTCGTTTTATGTGATTTAGGATTTTTCCAAATATTTATAAATAATATCCCTTTTGTCTCAATAAAAAGAAAATATTGCGGGTTTTGTCTCGTTCAAAAAAGACGACATAAGACTCGTATGTTTTATATAGATAGCTGTAATCGTAAATTGCTAAAATCTGCCAGCCATCTTTCAAAAACATATTATATCTCATTCCTAATCAATCAGGGCATTCTCTTTTAAAAGTTTCTGACACGAATTACACTAATCTGCACGAATTAAGATTGCTATTTAATTACACAAAATATTCGAAACTGTAAAAGTTGTAAAATTTGATTTCAATTTTGATAAGAATTAATGTTAATTGGTGAAATTCGTGTTTATCTTTTTTTAAATGCAAATGCTGTGCTAATCAATAAGAGTTTTGCCTCCTTAGTTTCAAAAAACCTATCTTTGCACAAAATTTAAATACAAATGAGTACTTTCGAACAATTCAATCTCCCTAAATCTGTACAAAAAGCAATAGACGATTTAGGTTTTACATCGCCAACTCC of Flavobacterium marginilacus contains these proteins:
- a CDS encoding sulfatase-like hydrolase/transferase; protein product: MDFKQKLEKIGPKPDLILIITDEQRATQHFPLGWEEQNLQTLTFLKKNGFSFDRAFCNTCMCSPSRTTLFTGIYPAKHGVSQTLTEGGLLSPQEPTLSTSLPNIMNTLWADGYDVQYRGKWHMSKGVAPNGTKTNYEDLTAADISLYGAMGWVAPDAGEDVNPLNFGGGFANHDAKYTAEAIAYLKQVKEKRKNGHHQPYLLVLSLVNPHDVLAYPKTAGTSGYYPESWLKREVGLPDTVDEHLLLNKKPMVQEQILLNMAVSLGEINSTEDKLNYINFYASLLTKVDKEIGLFIDELYKEDSNGQRLADTAIVTFTSDHGEMGLAHGGLRQKTFVAYEEALRVPLVISNPILFDKPEEQNSMNLATLADIMPTFLELANVSNPPDGLAGTSLLPIIEDGKPIQDSILFTYDDIKAGSNSNWNIVKAANRIRCIRTENWKYAYYFDAFNAYFQQYELYDLVHDPSEYTNLAYDPDYDEVKKELAKQLHDLEIEKLRVNTPSS
- a CDS encoding ABC transporter ATP-binding protein, with product MIHAKNIHKFYDQLEVLKGVDLHIKKGEIVSIVGASGAGKTTLLQILGTLDKPSIPLTPKEGTEIDKNAISLSINGEDILKMNDKSLSRFRNLNLGFIFQFHQLLPEFTALENVCIPAFIANKSKTETEKEAIKLLEYLGLAHRINHKPNELSGGEQQRVAVARALINKPDVIFADEPSGNLDTHSAENLHQLFFQLRDEFGQTFVIVTHNEELANMADRKLVMVDGQISNP
- a CDS encoding TIGR02757 family protein, with the translated sequence MTKTELKSFLEEKVIQYNTLDFIDSDPVQIPHLFSLKEDIEIAGFLSATIAWGNRKMIIKNSHRMMELMGNSPYDFVMSHTENDLEQLESFVHRTFNGQDFVSFIKGLQHIYKNHDGLESVFEKYRETDSMQKSISEFKKIFFEIQHQNRAQKHISDPMNGSAAKRINMYLRWMCRQDNKGVDLGIWKNISPSLLSCPLDVHSGNVARKLGLLTRKQNDGKALSELDVKLRELDPNDPVKYDFALFGLGVFEGF
- a CDS encoding HEAT repeat domain-containing protein, translated to MDVLIYYFVLIVLSVLICGFILLISVLIINRFRYDLFKPKFDAVKSDIGSFLTKMIFSPFDEAQFKAEIEQFKKTIPFEKKWCRKLILNEIIFLKLNLKGEVTNTFHFLYEQFDLFEYTKRLLNSHWFYLKCSGMYQLESLEYKKGISYVTPFLNHKNRDVKSSAFLSLISLEPDKLETLINFSHQITIAEEINIMDILHQKKTKMPANLDQWIISDNDTIIKLGLKLMMFYNYTNKNKTIIQLLKHPNKSVRFEAIAAVNFLYIYEAENVLIERFQSEDTQNKLEIFNALSIIGAADSENFISQLLKNKTDENIKLEAVYCLNKINSNYFENHFLDNEDVLQMVKHVKTPYL
- a CDS encoding sulfatase-like hydrolase/transferase codes for the protein MMKTLLDMYEIFVGFFSITYILCYIVFAFLSYYAIKTYLNTQHFIPSNVLIKSNHIPGVSVIAPAFNEGATVVYNVKSLLSLTYPKYEVVLINDGSSDDTLEKLIREFELVKVDFYYEAKIPTGPVRGHYKSTNPLYSKLLVVDKENRKSKADASNTGINSTKYPLILCTDVDCILKNDAVIKLAKPFIESEKRVIATGAGIRSSNSCEVKDGFLVKVHFPKGWYPRFQELEYVRAFLFGRMALSQINSLLLVSGGLGMFDKEIVIKAGGYWHKSLGEDMELVIRMRKYMYDNKLPFLIKYIPESLCWTEVPSTKTILIRQRMRWARGLIQTLYLHRNLVFNPKYKKTAFFIMPYFIIFEFMIPIMEVVGILATILFFIFFEVNFLFFFYITSLVFIFYLILTIVSIFLDDVIYKNYANTKEIIVLILMSIIEPLFYHPVNTYASLKGYYHFIKQKEQNWGNMQRQGFSKKPEKQFNIEKKNPVSITKIKMKSHYLKYLYLTTSLIAAFWLSSLFEIYSKVSNGIEIPNIGTDICYKLINDFWSVIIISVILLPLFLLIGYIRKTFSIPFMKVFFTLIVLIQFALIKYSSTTLVNLGADLLGYSFSDMYLTVTASESISFIFFLPFIIIPLLYLGINFAFTKLDSKRPVLIIMLTLLLIAGSLKLFLPDLSDSRYENKLAFLTKDIIRLEKDKNLAGNGQKIKFKSEYPMLKPFKSTPDVLAPYFNITDEKPNIVFIIVEGLGDEFIGKNKYAGFTPYLDSMISKSLYWENFLSNGGRTYAVLSSLLGSLTYGEKGFLELNPLPSHLSVINILKANKYTTSFYSGDDSSFDRKILFLEKNGIDNITDKNKYGTGYTQTKANSEGFSWGYPDAEIFKKALIETDKIKSPRLDIIQTLTNHEPFDFPTKNEYLKKIDGIIAAHPNLSSQKENINSYKDIFACLNYTDNSIKEYMEAYAKRPDYKNTIFIITGDHRLIPIEQKDKICRFHVPLYIFSPMLKKAESFKSVSSHWDVTPSLISFLFNNYKFNKLDQTAWMGKGLDTAKEFRNSQDIPLTRNKGTIDDFIYKDYMYSGGGLYKIKENFDTEKISDDAVLNTISEKFNAFKQLNAYLTKKNKIIPKSLDLNKQQDYQFSKEEQITINKLTKGLNSDQIFITARDLAGKKDYKTARLLCDFILNELPNYTDAQILKAKTLGWEGNFKKAEEQLLIVIKNAPFYDEGYLTLMDVYWWDNQNQKTIEIGKLALSKGIKDPNIKTKMARSQEIINKSKKQK
- a CDS encoding YaiO family outer membrane beta-barrel protein yields the protein MSNHIKSEYKNFRKIYIFLIVTLFSGTFLMIGQEKAFKGDPDVSFKTARDLAFSKNRKQAQDTLLHILTKYPDYHDVREFLASTYAWDGNYEKARAEFQKILGKDSKRKTTWAAAIKNEMWADNPFLALKLSQKALKHFPKDTEILNLQKSAQESTMLPTVAAGAVQTISSKIPNDSIPKETKSNLEKTVRNNTIGVSSEIDIYSEVYDPMIYNAIKYGRQTKYGSIIARANIDRRLGEYGTQFEVDLYPKIAKGMYAYLNFGVSGSDLFPDYRYGAEIFKSLPKSFEASIGLRALQYDTTTMIYTGSVTWYNGNNYWSFRPYFTPGDNGLSTSGTLSFRKYRSDADNYFGINAGIGISPELNQNYFYANDKRIVNLKSQKLNVGYYFSTSNKQNAWGAQLGIIHQEIPFDQGNFFWISTLSLSWEIRFR